In a single window of the Osmerus eperlanus chromosome 4, fOsmEpe2.1, whole genome shotgun sequence genome:
- the LOC134019114 gene encoding peptidyl-prolyl cis-trans isomerase FKBP1A, translating to MGVEIETIAAGDGRTFPKKGQTVVVHYVGSLTDGTKFDSSRDRGKPFKFKIGKQEVIRGWEEGVAQMSVGQRAKLTCSPDFAYGSKGHPGIIPPNATLIFDVELLGLE from the exons atGGGAGTAGAAATTGAGACCATAGCCGCTGGTGATG GGCGAACGTTTCCTAAAAAGGGACAGACCGTCGTTGTGCACTATGTCG GTTCACTGACAGATGGAACAAAGTTCGACTCTTCCCGGGACAGGGGCAAACCCTTCAAATTCAAGATTGGGAAGCAGGAGGTTATTCGTGGCTGGGAGGAAGGAGTTGCCCAG ATGAGTGTTGGCCAGCGGGCAAAGTTGACCTGCTCACCAGACTTTGCTTATGGCAGCAAAGGACACCCAGGCATAATCCCACCCAATGCTACCCTCATCTTCGATGTGGAGCTGCTTGGCCTGGAATGA
- the LOC134019057 gene encoding syntaphilin, whose translation MSLTPSRKPSAGQRRRSVGTSGGSGRYSHSDASNTNTYPLSGRGSEGSPTARTYPGTPRRQAKHTTCSDNHGIRPPTPEQYLTPLQQKEVCIRHLRARLRENVDRLQHRDCEIGELRTQLCRMQEDWIEEECHRVEAQLALKDARREIQHLQEVVESVRTNLATREQDPHDHKPYLRPQGPWSGKSRSCGCSPASTLSRSTTYTRMSSEGLALQLDREGNAPDLCGVPRADVRTHLLLEAALLSEQATPVHARGPPTASVPRSSTYERLCSGGAVLPVSHSCQSLSSSCRCTGHTYLPHHHLFLHLPQEEAPPAPVAPAAVPVPVPVAESKPEVRSQACSPTITWLSEEGGGDELSIISLATANVTPSETQPFPPSLSSSPPPQLAYSIEPLPPDRPVEITVLPTMAQTCQPSPGVHQAATVVEVEAEAEAESENNVEGEEGPPQRSHWSRYFLVDLFALAMPVVPTVAWLCRGAPREVLPVYHIGSLLRGCCAVALHSLRRRGAGRGRGPTTMNGATSI comes from the exons ATGTCTCTCACTCCTAGTCGAAAGCCCTCTGCTGGTCAGCGCAG GCGGTCGGTGGGCACCAGTGGAGGAAGTGGGCGCTACTCCCACAGTGATGCCTCCAATACCAATACCTACCCCTTGTCTGGCAGGGGCAGTGAAGGCAGCCCTACAGCACGGACATACCCTGGCACACCCAG GCGCCAGGCGAAACACACCACATGCAGTGACAACCATGGGATTCGGCCGCCCACTCCAGAGCAGTACCTCACACCCCTACAGCAGAAGGAGGTCTGTATTCGACACCTGCGTGCTAGACTGAGGGAGAATGTGGACAGGCTTCAGCACAG GGACTGTGAGATTGGTGAACTAAGGACCCAGCTGTGTAGAATGCAGGAGGACTGGATCGAGGAGGAGTGTCACCGTGTGGAGGCCCAGCTGGCCCTGAAAGATGCCCGCAGGGAGATCCAGCACCTCCAGGAGGTTGTCGAGTCAGTTAGAACTAACCTCGCCACCCGAGAACAAGACCCCCATGACCATAAGCCATACCTAAGGCCACAGGGACCCTGGTCTGGGAAGTCCAGATCCTGTGGCTGCTCTCCAGCCAGCACACTGAGCCGCAGCACCACTTACACCCGAATGAGCAGTGAAGGGCTAGCTCTGCAGCTAGACCGTGAGGGAAATGCCCCCGACCTCTGTGGAGTGCCACGTGCTGATGTGCGAACCCACCTGCTGTTGGAGGCTGCCCTGCTGTCAGAGCAGGCCACACCAGTCCATGCTCGTGGGCCCCCCACTGCTAGCGTACCACGCTCCTCCACCTACGAGAGGCTGTGTAGTGGGGGGGCTGTACTGCCCGTCTCCCACTCATGCCAGTCACTCAGTAGCAGCTGCAGGTGCACTGGGCACACGTACCTCCCACACCACCACCTGTTCTTGCACTTGCCCCAGGAGGAGGCCCCACCAGCACCCGTAGCTCCAGCTGCtgtccctgttcctgttcctgtggcAGAGAGCAAGCCAGAGGTCAGATCCCAAGCCTGTAGCCCCACCATCACTTGGCTttctgaggaaggagggggcgATGAGCTGAGTATCATCTCTCTAGCAACAGCAAATGTCACCCCCTCTGAGACACAgccattccctccctccttgtcttcctcgccccccccccagctggccTATAGCATAGAGCCACTGCCTCCAGATAGACCCGTGGAGATCACAGTGTTGCCGACCATGGCCCAGACCTGCCAGCCCTCTCCTGGGGTCCACCAGGCAGCAACCGTGGTGGAAGTGGAGGCAGAGGCTGAAGCAGAAAGTGAAAATAATGTGGAAGGAGAAGAAGGTCCTCCGCAGCGGAGCCACTGGAGCAGATACTTCCTGGTGGATTTGTTCGCTCTGGCCATGCCAGTGGTACCAACAGTGGCCTGGCTGTGCCGTGGGGCACCACGGGAGGTTCTGCCTGTGTACCACATTGGCTCTCTGCTAAGGGGCTGCTGTGCTGTAGCGCTCCACTCCTTACGTCGAAGGGGCGCTGGCAGAGGTCGTGGGCCTACCACCATGAATGGTGCAACCTCTATCTGA
- the opn7d gene encoding opsin 7, group member d — MGNASDSTLFVSTISKEYDILMGTLYILFCVMSLLGNGVLLLVAYQKRSTLKPAEFFIINLAISDLGMTMSLFPLAITSAFAHRWMYDEVTCQIYAMCGVLFGLCSLTNLTALSSVCCLKVSFPNYGNKFSSSHACLLVAGVWCYASVFAVGPLAHWGRYGAEPYGTACCINWHAPNNEPTAMSYIVCLFLFCYALPCTIIFLSYTFILLTVRGSRQAVQQHVSPQTKTTNAHALIVKLSVAVCIGFLGAWSPYAVVAMWAAFGDATAVPPVAFALAAIFAKSSTIYNPIVYLLCKPNFRKCLYRDTSTFRQKICRGSPRLEQADPFGSTSQRNNKDMSISTRFSNGQPECHGVCLHCAEEGTPHGHSDTPQKTACMMTGSTFTAVTVGELSAKLQSEFL, encoded by the exons atGGGAAATGCTTCAGACTCAACCCTATTTGTCTCAACTATCTCTAAGGAGTATGATATCCTCATGGGTACATTGTATATCCTGTTCT GTGTTATGTCACTACTGGGGAATGGTGTCCTGCTACTTGTTGCATATCAGAAGCGGTCGACCTTGAAGCCGGCTGAGTTCTTCATAATTAACCTGGCCATCAGCGACCTTGGGATGACCATGTCTTTGTTCCCTCTTGCCATTACTTCAGCTTTTGCTCATAG GTGGATGTATGATGAGGTTACCTGCCAGATATATGCTATGTGTGGGGTTCTGTTCGGTCTGTGCAGCCTGACCAACCTCACAGCCCTCTCATCTGTTTGCTGCCTCAAAGTCAGCTTCCCCAACTACG GTAACAAATTCTCCTCGTCTCACGCCTGCCTCCTGGTGGCTGGAGTGTGGTGCTACGCCTCTGTGTTTGCTGTTGGCCCCTTGGCACATTGGGGACGCTATGGGGCGGAGCCTTACGGCACAGCCTGCTGCATCAACTGGCATGCTCCCAACAACGAACCGACGGCCATGTCTTACAtcgtctgcctcttcctcttctgctATGCTCTGCCATGCaccatcatcttcctctcctacaCCTTCATCCTGCTGACAGTACGTGGCTCCCGACAGGCCGTCCAGCAGCACGTATCGCCCCAGACCAAGACCACCAACGCTCACGCCCTCATTGTGAAG TTGTCGGTGGCAGTGTGTATTGGCTTCCTGGGTGCATGGAGTCCTTACGCTGTGGTGGCCATGTGGGCAGCCTTTGGGGATGCCACTGCCGTACCTCCGGTTGCCTTTGCTCTGGCAGCCATCTTTgccaagtcctccaccatctacAACCCTATTGTGTACCTACTTTGCAAACCTAACTTCCGTAAGTGTCTGTACCGAGACACATCCACGTTCCGTCAGAAGATCTGCAGGGGCAGTCCTCGTCTTGAGCAAGCCGATCCTTTTGGATCCACCTCCCAACGCAACAACAAGGACATGAGCATTTCTACACGCTTCTCCAATGGACAGCCAGAGTGCCACGGGGTGTGTCTGCACTGTGCTGAGGAAGGAACGCCACACGGTCACTCGGACACGCCCCAGAAGACTGCATGCATGATGACAGGCTCCACCTTCACTGCGGTGACTGTGGGTGAGCTCTCGGCCAAACTGCAGTCTGAATTCCTATAG